A window of Haloarchaeobius litoreus contains these coding sequences:
- a CDS encoding zinc ribbon domain-containing protein translates to MGRIRRLVAVLLSLLFPGLGHVYVRRFQRGLGFAVTAVGVVLLLGPPLPTSGPVVESALAAWEAASFEANVALSAVEFAAMLDVYLLERPTADADADTVASCPNCGRELDETLSFCPWCAHELRAE, encoded by the coding sequence ATGGGACGGATCCGGCGGCTCGTCGCGGTGCTGCTCTCCCTCCTGTTCCCGGGGCTCGGGCACGTCTACGTCCGTCGGTTCCAGCGTGGGCTCGGGTTCGCGGTGACGGCGGTGGGCGTCGTCCTCCTGCTCGGGCCGCCGCTCCCGACCAGCGGGCCGGTCGTCGAGTCGGCGCTCGCTGCCTGGGAGGCGGCGTCGTTCGAGGCCAACGTCGCGCTGAGCGCCGTCGAGTTCGCGGCGATGCTCGACGTGTACCTGCTGGAGCGCCCGACGGCCGACGCCGACGCCGACACCGTGGCGAGCTGTCCGAACTGCGGACGCGAGCTGGACGAGACGCTCTCGTTCTGCCCCTGGTGCGCCCACGAACTGCGGGCCGAGTAG
- a CDS encoding type I 3-dehydroquinate dehydratase: MDFDSFVLCASTADLAAEPSAREHADAVEFRMDLASDPLAALDGYDGELPVLATNRARWEGGEADDDTERLDALATAVTMDAVEAVDVELASLQDGNGQRVVERAREAGASVVVSTHDFEGAGDAETMATALDAGLEHGDVAKLAVTATGRKDVLSLLALTDEYDRADDAVATIAMGEAGRHSRVVAPLYGSRIGYAPLDPADATAPGQYDVATTARLVDELSPR; encoded by the coding sequence ATGGACTTCGACTCGTTCGTCCTCTGTGCGAGCACGGCGGACCTCGCCGCCGAGCCGTCGGCCCGCGAGCACGCCGACGCCGTCGAGTTCCGGATGGATCTCGCGAGCGACCCGCTCGCCGCGCTCGACGGCTACGACGGCGAGCTGCCGGTGTTGGCGACGAACCGGGCCCGCTGGGAGGGTGGCGAGGCCGACGACGACACCGAGCGGCTGGACGCGCTGGCGACGGCCGTGACGATGGACGCGGTCGAGGCGGTCGACGTCGAACTGGCGTCGCTGCAGGACGGCAACGGCCAGCGGGTCGTCGAGCGGGCCCGTGAGGCGGGCGCGAGCGTCGTCGTCTCGACGCACGACTTCGAGGGCGCGGGCGACGCGGAGACGATGGCGACGGCGCTCGACGCCGGGCTCGAACACGGCGACGTGGCGAAGCTCGCGGTCACGGCGACCGGCCGGAAGGACGTGCTCTCGCTGCTCGCACTCACCGACGAGTACGACCGCGCGGACGACGCCGTGGCGACCATCGCGATGGGCGAGGCCGGGCGACACTCCCGGGTCGTCGCGCCGCTGTACGGCTCCCGCATCGGCTACGCGCCGCTCGACCCCGCCGACGCGACCGCCCCGGGGCAGTACGACGTCGCGACGACGGCGCGGCTCGTCGACGAGCTGTCCCCCCGGTGA
- a CDS encoding transcription initiation factor IIB produces the protein MTNARTRTRPRNEEQTDEQTKDSGLNCPECGGHVVSEGSETVCGDCGLVVEEDQVDRGPEWRAFDAQEKNEKSRVGAPTTNTMHDKGLSTNIDWRNKDAYGNSLGSRQREKMQRLRKWNERFRTRDSKERNLKQALGEIDRMASAVGLPDNVRETASVIYRRALNEDLLPGRSIEGVATSSVYAAARQAGVPRSLDEISDVSRVEKNEVARTYRYVVRELGLEVMPADPESYVPRFASGLELSDEAEHRARALLQNAKEKGVHSGKSPVGLAAAAVYAASLLTNEKTTQAAVSDVADISEVTIRNRYHELLEAEDNLGLV, from the coding sequence ATGACGAACGCACGAACCCGAACACGACCACGGAACGAGGAACAGACGGACGAACAGACCAAGGACAGCGGCCTCAACTGCCCCGAATGCGGCGGCCACGTCGTCAGTGAGGGCTCTGAGACAGTCTGTGGCGACTGCGGTCTCGTCGTCGAGGAGGACCAGGTCGACCGCGGCCCCGAGTGGCGCGCGTTCGACGCCCAGGAGAAGAACGAGAAGTCCCGCGTCGGCGCGCCGACGACGAACACGATGCACGACAAGGGGCTCTCGACGAACATCGACTGGCGGAACAAGGACGCCTACGGCAACTCGCTGGGCTCGCGCCAGCGCGAGAAGATGCAGCGCCTGCGCAAGTGGAACGAGCGCTTCCGCACCCGCGACAGCAAGGAGCGCAACCTGAAGCAGGCCCTCGGCGAGATCGACCGGATGGCCTCCGCAGTGGGCCTCCCGGACAACGTCCGCGAGACCGCCTCCGTCATCTACCGCCGCGCGCTCAACGAGGACCTCCTGCCGGGGCGCTCCATCGAGGGCGTCGCGACGAGCTCCGTCTACGCCGCCGCGCGCCAGGCCGGCGTCCCGCGCAGCCTCGACGAGATCAGCGACGTCTCCCGCGTCGAGAAGAACGAGGTCGCCCGCACGTACCGCTACGTCGTCCGCGAGCTCGGTCTGGAGGTCATGCCGGCCGACCCCGAGAGCTACGTCCCGCGCTTCGCGAGCGGCCTCGAACTCTCCGACGAGGCCGAGCACCGCGCCCGCGCGCTGCTCCAGAACGCCAAGGAGAAGGGCGTCCACTCGGGCAAGTCGCCGGTCGGCCTCGCGGCCGCCGCCGTCTACGCCGCCTCCCTCCTCACGAACGAGAAGACGACGCAGGCCGCGGTCAGCGACGTCGCCGACATCTCCGAGGTCACCATCCGGAACCGCTACCACGAGCTGCTCGAAGCCGAGGACAACCTCGGCCTCGTCTGA
- the yjjX gene encoding inosine/xanthosine triphosphatase, protein MRVAVGSENPVKVAATEAAIGDLPGATVDAVAVDSGVAEQPTGLDETRTGAANRARRAYETGGYTLGVGIEGGVATLGTDDLYLVMWAAVTDGERVELAAGPSVRLPDSVTERIRAGEELGPVMDDAFDRDGVARGEGAIGIFTGGTVDREGALRSAVAGALGPFVTASYDI, encoded by the coding sequence ATGCGAGTCGCAGTCGGCAGCGAGAACCCGGTGAAAGTCGCGGCGACCGAGGCGGCCATCGGCGACCTCCCCGGAGCGACCGTCGACGCGGTGGCGGTCGACTCGGGCGTCGCCGAACAGCCGACGGGGCTGGACGAGACGAGAACCGGCGCGGCGAACCGTGCCCGTCGTGCCTACGAGACCGGCGGCTACACCCTCGGCGTCGGTATCGAGGGCGGGGTGGCCACCCTCGGCACCGACGACCTCTACCTCGTGATGTGGGCGGCCGTCACCGACGGCGAACGCGTCGAACTCGCCGCCGGCCCGAGCGTCCGTCTGCCCGACAGCGTCACCGAACGCATCCGGGCTGGCGAGGAGCTCGGCCCGGTGATGGACGACGCGTTCGACCGCGACGGCGTCGCCCGGGGCGAGGGTGCCATCGGTATCTTCACCGGGGGCACGGTGGACAGGGAGGGAGCGCTCCGGTCCGCCGTCGCGGGCGCGCTCGGCCCGTTCGTCACCGCGAGCTACGACATCTAG
- a CDS encoding flippase-like domain-containing protein → MSEESVSVSVVLPAYNEAATIRTTVETTLSTLAAFLPADAYEVIVAEDGCEDRTPEIADEMAAEDDRVRHFHSDQRLGRGGALERAFRASHGETLVYFDTDLATDMRHLEELVESVRTEGYDVVTGSRWMAGNVADRPAKRGVPSRVYNGLTRLFLRSDLRDHQCGFKAFDREALFALLDDVEDQHWFWDTEVLVKAQRRGFRMKEFAVDWEPKGDTKVDLVRDVFGMGSQILRTWWELSVSPRVNRRVGIVAGTLLTFVAVFLMAFLYLEPDKVWSNLQGADLALVAVAAAIYVLSWPLRGLRYRDILDEIGFSSRVGFLTGAIFISQTGNLVFPARLGDGVRAYVMKARRDVPYSSGFASLAVERVFDLLTITVLAGSVMLALVASGDASQVASALAGETVGPRYQSAARYASYVAAVVGSVAVVAVLAIVVSARSDRNLVRPVVDRLSDDSYAMEVVAVVERFVGDVQTVAGSRRSFAVVGGSSLLVWTLDVVTGIVVMLAVGIELPVATLVAVGFFAVSVGNLAKVLPLSPGGVGLYEGAFTALVVGLAPGVTVELAVTAAIVDHAVKNVVTVIGGLGSMLALNVSLTEAVEESTEAREADAVAGES, encoded by the coding sequence ATGAGCGAGGAGTCGGTCTCGGTGAGCGTCGTCCTCCCGGCCTACAACGAGGCCGCGACCATCCGGACGACGGTCGAGACCACGCTGTCGACGCTCGCTGCCTTCCTCCCGGCGGACGCCTACGAGGTCATCGTCGCGGAGGACGGCTGCGAGGACCGCACGCCCGAGATCGCCGACGAGATGGCCGCCGAGGACGACCGCGTCCGGCACTTCCACTCCGACCAGCGGCTCGGCCGCGGCGGCGCGCTCGAACGCGCGTTCCGTGCGAGCCACGGCGAAACGCTGGTCTACTTCGATACGGACCTCGCGACGGACATGCGGCATCTGGAGGAGCTCGTCGAGAGCGTCCGCACCGAGGGGTACGACGTCGTCACCGGCTCGCGCTGGATGGCCGGGAACGTCGCGGACCGGCCCGCGAAACGCGGCGTCCCGAGCCGCGTTTACAACGGGCTCACGCGGCTGTTCCTCCGGTCGGACCTCCGCGACCACCAGTGCGGCTTCAAGGCGTTCGACCGGGAGGCCCTGTTCGCCCTGCTCGACGACGTCGAGGACCAGCACTGGTTCTGGGACACCGAGGTGCTCGTCAAGGCCCAGCGCCGTGGCTTCCGGATGAAGGAGTTCGCGGTCGACTGGGAGCCGAAGGGCGATACGAAGGTCGACCTCGTGCGCGACGTGTTCGGAATGGGCAGCCAGATACTCCGGACGTGGTGGGAGCTGTCGGTCTCCCCGCGCGTGAACCGCCGCGTCGGCATCGTCGCCGGCACGCTGCTCACCTTCGTCGCCGTCTTCCTGATGGCGTTCCTCTACCTCGAACCGGACAAGGTCTGGTCGAACCTGCAGGGGGCCGACCTCGCGCTCGTCGCCGTCGCCGCGGCCATCTACGTCCTCTCGTGGCCGCTCCGTGGCCTGCGCTACCGCGACATCCTCGACGAGATCGGGTTCAGTTCGCGGGTCGGCTTCCTCACGGGGGCCATCTTCATCAGCCAGACCGGCAACCTCGTGTTCCCGGCGCGGCTGGGCGACGGCGTCCGGGCGTACGTGATGAAGGCCCGTCGTGACGTGCCGTACTCCTCCGGGTTCGCGTCGCTGGCGGTCGAGCGCGTCTTCGACCTGCTCACCATCACGGTGCTCGCGGGCTCGGTCATGCTCGCGCTGGTCGCCAGCGGGGACGCGAGCCAGGTCGCCAGCGCGCTCGCGGGGGAGACGGTCGGCCCGCGCTACCAGTCCGCCGCACGGTACGCGAGCTACGTCGCCGCGGTCGTCGGGAGTGTCGCGGTCGTCGCCGTGCTCGCAATCGTCGTCTCCGCGCGCTCGGACCGGAACCTCGTGCGCCCGGTCGTCGACCGGCTCAGCGACGACTCCTACGCGATGGAGGTCGTCGCCGTCGTCGAGCGGTTCGTCGGCGACGTCCAGACCGTCGCGGGCTCGCGGCGCTCGTTCGCGGTCGTCGGTGGCTCGAGCCTGCTCGTCTGGACGCTCGACGTCGTCACGGGCATCGTCGTCATGCTCGCGGTCGGTATCGAGCTCCCGGTCGCGACGCTCGTCGCCGTCGGCTTCTTCGCGGTCAGCGTCGGCAACCTCGCGAAGGTGCTCCCGCTCTCGCCCGGCGGCGTCGGCCTGTACGAGGGCGCGTTCACCGCGCTCGTCGTGGGGCTCGCGCCGGGCGTCACCGTCGAACTCGCCGTGACCGCCGCCATCGTCGACCACGCGGTGAAGAACGTCGTCACCGTCATCGGCGGGCTGGGCTCGATGCTCGCCCTGAACGTCTCGCTCACGGAGGCCGTCGAGGAGAGCACCGAGGCGCGGGAGGCCGACGCGGTCGCGGGCGAGTCCTAG
- a CDS encoding DUF7123 family protein, producing the protein MSTAATTDLSTKQHRILEYLREKGQTKTYFKSRLIGDDLDMTAKEVGTNMTAIQRGEFDVAVEKWGYSSSTTWKVTV; encoded by the coding sequence ATGAGCACGGCCGCGACGACCGACCTCTCGACCAAGCAGCACCGGATCCTGGAGTACCTGCGCGAGAAAGGTCAGACGAAGACCTACTTCAAGTCCCGGCTCATCGGTGACGACCTCGACATGACCGCGAAGGAGGTCGGCACGAACATGACCGCCATCCAGCGCGGCGAGTTCGACGTGGCCGTCGAGAAGTGGGGCTACTCCTCCTCGACGACCTGGAAGGTCACGGTCTGA
- a CDS encoding HTH domain-containing protein — MDTEPLTIDVWVRAHTPTIGPREHAIETVKELAERGVIEEYEVHTWPSAVDLTVPSEVTDRYREFAAWAERAGVTLEPAFSHRVVDNAITGEHNEMLVTPLICTVVRRDGDIVAVLPCCRGEEDHVSVLSYLASLDEDVDRVGGEKLPSPTVA; from the coding sequence ATGGACACCGAACCGCTCACGATCGACGTGTGGGTCAGGGCGCACACGCCGACTATCGGACCGAGAGAACACGCCATCGAGACAGTCAAAGAGCTCGCGGAACGGGGGGTCATCGAGGAGTACGAGGTCCACACCTGGCCGAGCGCGGTCGACCTGACCGTGCCCAGCGAGGTGACCGACCGGTACCGGGAGTTCGCGGCGTGGGCAGAGCGTGCGGGAGTCACGCTCGAACCCGCCTTCTCGCACCGCGTCGTGGACAACGCCATCACGGGCGAACACAACGAGATGCTCGTGACGCCACTTATCTGTACCGTGGTCCGCCGGGACGGCGACATCGTCGCCGTGCTGCCGTGCTGTCGGGGCGAGGAGGACCACGTCTCCGTGCTGTCGTACCTGGCGTCACTCGACGAGGATGTCGACCGCGTCGGCGGGGAGAAGCTACCGTCACCGACCGTCGCGTGA
- a CDS encoding winged helix-turn-helix transcriptional regulator yields MGEPSDVDERKRATLKRFAAVGAASPFARFADVDSTDAGESEVRDAITGYLTATPGAHFSKLRDDLKLGTGETQHHLRRLVDDGSVEVYRDGDYKRLYPAGRFSAFEKRALGYLRRETPRGMLVELLRTPEATGSHLADALDVSRPTVSKYAGELDDAGLLSREDGYRVERPETVLMLVVRYADSFDEGAAGLAADADSLVRFDG; encoded by the coding sequence ATGGGGGAACCGAGCGACGTCGACGAGCGAAAACGGGCCACGCTCAAGCGGTTCGCCGCAGTCGGAGCGGCAAGCCCGTTCGCCCGGTTCGCGGACGTCGATTCGACCGATGCCGGCGAGAGCGAGGTCCGTGACGCCATCACCGGCTACCTCACCGCCACCCCCGGCGCACACTTCTCGAAGCTCCGCGACGACCTCAAACTGGGCACCGGCGAGACCCAGCACCACCTCCGCCGCCTCGTCGACGACGGGAGCGTCGAGGTGTACCGCGACGGCGACTACAAACGGCTCTACCCGGCGGGCCGCTTCTCCGCCTTCGAGAAGCGCGCGCTCGGCTACCTCCGCCGCGAGACCCCGCGTGGGATGCTCGTCGAACTGCTTCGAACGCCGGAGGCGACGGGGAGCCACCTCGCCGACGCGCTCGACGTCTCCCGACCGACGGTCAGCAAGTACGCGGGCGAGCTCGACGACGCCGGTCTGCTCTCCCGCGAGGACGGCTACCGCGTGGAGCGGCCCGAGACGGTGCTGATGCTCGTCGTCAGGTACGCCGATTCGTTCGACGAAGGTGCGGCGGGTCTGGCCGCGGACGCGGACTCGCTCGTCCGCTTCGACGGCTGA